The Setaria italica strain Yugu1 chromosome IX, Setaria_italica_v2.0, whole genome shotgun sequence genome has a window encoding:
- the LOC101753527 gene encoding uncharacterized protein LOC101753527, with the protein MTSPSRSPPEWSCAQCTLLNPICSDSCEACEAPRPLEVDADSPVVVVAAPASPPRRCGRKRERSPAERPVEVHADSPVIVVDASASPPRRCGKKRGRSPAVAEAEPPVEVHTDTPTVLVDASGSPPRRCERKRERAASPDVVELCDSAGRGGDADGEDKAPAAKKANLGIHLDKKTFKIMTYNVWFREDMELSKRMDALGDLIKHHSPDFICFQEVTPYIHLLMQKSKWWQQYECLLSQEMAILKPYYCMQLSKVPVELSKYIPFSNSIMGRELCIASVSTGEMTKLVLATTHLESPCPAPPKWDQMYSKERVDQAKKSLEILGHCRNAILCGDMNWDDKGDGPFPLQDGWIDAWVELKPGENGWTYDTKANGMLSGNRKLQKRMDRFLCKLEDFKIDNIDMIGKEAIPGVSYFKEKKVRKEIRKIELPVFPSDHFGLVLTITKQGDGSF; encoded by the exons ATGACCTCCccctcccgctcgccgccggagtGGTCCTGCGCCCAGTGCACGCTGTTAAATCCCATCTGCTCCGATTCCTGCGAGGCATGCGAGGCCCCGCGCCCCTTGGAGGTCGACGCCGACAGCCCCGTCGTCGTGGTCGCCGCCCCCGCGTCGCCGCCTCGGCGGTGCGGGAGGAAGAGGGAACGCTCTCCGGCGGAGCGCCCCGTGGAGGTCCACGCCGATAGCCCCGTCATCGTGGTCGACGCCTCCGCGTCGCCCCCGCGGCGGTGCGGGAAGAAGAGGGGGCGCTCTCCGGCGGTTGCGGAGGCGGAGCCCCCCGTGGAGGTCCACACCGATACCCCCACCGTCTTGGTCGACGCCTCCGGGTCGCCCCCTCGGCGGTGCGAGAGGAAGAGGGAGCGCGCTGCGTCACCGGATGTCGTTGAGCTCTGCGATAgcgcgggccgcggcggggacGCGGACGGGGAGGACAAGGCGCCCGCCGCCAAGAAAG CAAATCTAGGGATTCATTTGGATAAGAAGACCTTCAAAATCATGACATACAATGTCTGGTTCCGGGAGGATATGGAACTGAGCAAAAGAATGGATGCTCTTGGAGATCTTATTAAGCACCACAGCCCGGACTTTATATGCTTCCAG GAGGTTACACCATACATACATCTTCTTATGCAAAAATCTAAATGGTGGCAACAATACGAATGCTTGTTGTCACAGGAGATGGCTATTCTGAAGCCATATTACTGCATGCAG TTGAGCAAAGTGCCAGTTGAGCTATCTAAATACATCCCATTTTCTAACTCAATAATGGGAAGGGAACTTTGCATCGCAAGTGTTAGCACAGGAGAGATGACGAAGTTGGTGTTAGCCACAACCCACCTAGAGAGCCCATGTCCTGCACCTCCTAAGTGGGACCAGATGTACAGCAAAGAACGCGTAGATCAGGCAAAGAAATCCCTGGAAATTCTGGGACATTGCCGCAATGCAATACTCTGTGGGGACATGAACTGGGATGATAAAGGAGACGGTCCCTTCCCTCTGCAGGACGGGTGGATTGATGCTTGGGTTGAGCTGAAGCCTGGAGAGAATGGCTGGACCTACGACACGAAGGCCAACGGCATGCTGTCAGGCAACCGCAAGCTGCAGAAACGAATGGACCGGTTTCTGTGCAAGCTGGAAGACTTCAAGATTGACAACATTGATATGATCGGGAAGGAGGCGATACCGGGCGTGTCATACTTCAAGGAGAAGAAGGTTCGGAAAGAGATCCGGAAGATTGAACTGCCTGTCTTCCCTAGTGACCACTTTGGTCTTGTTTTGACCATTACCAAGCAGGGGGATGGCAGCTTCTGA
- the LOC101764860 gene encoding origin of replication complex subunit 3, which produces MAAPPGDAPLTAANNIQPFFVLHKAAAAAASSVPSSRARRRIDASLPSSPNPKSAKRSRDVDVQDEEDSELYEQLRLEAFHRTWSKIQSTIDEVLRGINLKLFDQVLQWAQESFSAVRAIAKPCHAEVQQPYPLLTDVICRRIPTSFVLTKNAEFVDDITTFRDLAEHLQSNGCHLAKLSAAELSVKHGVGGCFRSLLRQLLSDVPDVADVYSLASWYCEAENYDQPIVIIIDDLEQCSGDVLGELVMMLSEWVIKIPIFFVMGIATTLDAPKKLLSSEALQRLDSCKLTLGSPSDRMNALVEAVLVKPCAGFCISHEVATFLRNYFFRHDGTITSFISALKLACSKHFSMEPLSFLCMGVLEEDCEEFWRGKFEALPQVIWKYAFGLPSCSSAKNSSNSSNDMVKGLSNLLKLQKDWGSVLLCLYEAGRHDKVQLLDIFCEAVNPDLRTQNASNSDLFVSKVNSEKLSGVKPGSGDVFMAQVMNAIRYLPMKTLLHVLEVWSNYVKGISEINEKVKELQSTTIDADSARTAKEKWTRRSTGSAGNGTAPLNEKAAMLLQDVTRKYLVPVECLPFHEIICFKNVSVLQSALIGNPRRMVQLDLLKSQSHLKCSCCSRSGTAVSGSLHDTSIMCNLAQEYGDVINLHDWYISFEGIINSTNSKVKRKSYGSPSKKKSKSTPPESEAMIQARFCRAVTEMQITGLLRMPSKRRPDLVQRIAFGS; this is translated from the exons ATGGCCGCGCCCCCCGGCGACGCTCCCCTCACCGCCGCCAACAATATCCAG CCGTTCTTCGTCCTCCACAAGgcagccgcggccgccgcttcgTCGGTGCCATCCTCCCGGGCTCGGCGGCGGATCGATGCCTCGCTCCCATCCTCCCCCAACCCCAAATCGGCGAAGAGGTCCCGTGACGTTGATGTGCAGGATGAGGAAGACTCGGAGCTGTACGAGCAGCTCCGCCTGGAGGCCTTCCACCGAACCTGGTCCAAGATCCAGTCCACCATCGAT GAGGTCCTCAGGGGCATCAACCTCAAGCTGTTCGACCAGGTGCTGCAGTGGGCGCAGGAATCATTCTCTGCAGTCCGCGCCATTGCAAAACCCTGCCACGCTGAAGTCCAGCAGCCGTACCCTCTCCTAACTGATGTGATCTGCAGAAGGATACCGACTTCATTTGTTCTCACCA AGAATGCGGAGTTTGTTGATGACATCACAACATTTCGGGATCTTGCGGAGCATCTCCAGTCCAATGGATGTCACCTGGCCAAGCTGTCAGCAGCTGAATTGTCAGTGAAACATGGAGTTGGGGGTTGCTTTAGGAGCCTGTTGAGGCAGCTACTATCAGATGTTCCAGAT GTTGCTGATGTATATTCGCTGGCATCTTGGTACTGTGAAGCTGAGAACTATGATCAGCCTATCGTTATCATAATTGATGATTTGGAGCAATGTTCCGGTGATGTCCTGGGTGAGCTTGTGATGATGCTGAG TGAATGGGTAATTAAAATTCCAATCTTCTTTGTGATGGGGATAGCAACTACCCTTGATGCACCTAAGAAACTGCTCTCGTCAGAGGCTCTTCAACGATTAGATTCCTGCAAACTTACCTTGGGGTCTCCCTCGGATAGAATGAATGCACTTGTTGAGGCTGTCCTTGTTAAACCATGCGCTGGATTCTGCATCAGTCATGAAGTTGCAACATTCCTCAGAAATTACTTCTTTAGGCATGATGGAACAATAACTTCTTTTATTAGTGCGCTCAAG CTTGCATGCAGTAAGCACTTCTCCATGGAACCTCTGAGCTTTTTGTGCATGGGAGTACTTGAGGAAGATTGTGAG GAATTTTGGCGTGGTAAATTTGAAGCACTACCTCAAGTGATATGGAAATACGCTTTTGGTCTTCCCTCATGTTCAAG TGCAAAGAACTCAAGCAATTCTAGCAATGACATGGTAAAAGGATTGTCTAACCTACTGAAATTACAAAAGGATTGGGGTTCTGTTCTATTG TGCCTGTATGAAGCTGGAAGACATGACAAAGTGCAGCTTTTAGATATTTTCTGTGAGGCAGTCAACCCAGATCTGCGAACTCAAAATGCATCAAACAGTGATCTGTTCGTCTCTAAAGTGAACAGTGAAAAATTATCAGGAGTGAAGCCAGGATCCGGTGATGTGTTTATGGCCCAAGTAATGAATGCAATAAG GTACCTGCCAATGAAAACTTTATTGCATGTCCTTGAAGTTTGGAGCAACTATGTAAAGGGAATTAGTGAG ATCAATGAGAAAGTGAAAGAGCTTCAGTCAACCACAATTGATGCAGATAGTGCAAGGACCGCAAAGGAAAAGTGGACTAG GAGATCAACTGGCAGTGCTGGAAATGGGACAGCTCCATTAAATGAGAAAGCTGCCATGCTATTACAGGATGTTACTAG GAAGTATTTGGTGCCTGTTGAGTGTTTACCTTTTCATGAAATTATCTGCTTCAAGAATGTTAGTGTTCTGCAATCT GCGCTGATTGGAAATCCAAGAAGAATGGTTCAACTTGATCTACTGAAGTCACAGAGCCATCTGAAATGCTCTTGTTGCAGTAGAAGTGGGACTGCTGTGTCAGGATCATTGCATGACACATCAATTAT GTGCAATCTAGCCCAAGAGTATGGTGATGTAATTAACCTTCATGATTGGTACATATCCTTTGAAGGAATTATCAACAGCACAAATTCAAAAGTCAAACGGAAATCATATGGTTCTCCCTCAAAGAAGAAATcaaaatctacacctccggagAGTGAAGCTATGATCCA AGCAAGGTTCTGCAGAGCTGTTACTGAGATGCAAATCACTGGCCTTCTTCGGATGCCAAGCAAGAGAAGGCCTGATCTTGTGCAGAGAATCGCCTTTGGTTCTTAA